A genomic stretch from Telopea speciosissima isolate NSW1024214 ecotype Mountain lineage chromosome 7, Tspe_v1, whole genome shotgun sequence includes:
- the LOC122666686 gene encoding uncharacterized protein LOC122666686 gives MAYAFIYSLIFLLYLRCFIANCIPTNHDNRIDSKTLFVGEELLQETLPLQMGSRLYLLSGLKPSSWYEVKISYPASIPSSFSIQLKRGKSDHEFNWNRRLLNTEKLIFKADSLDLNTYKAGTYVLVTVESAGIVALPHAQERQFVIFNIVCDELLLGIPHKAWWVGVLVFLCLGLALIIPNILPEHLLQKRLSLQSRKSNFL, from the exons ATGGCTTATGCTTTCATATACAGTTTGATCTTCCTACTTTACCTTCGTTGTTTCATTGCCAATTGCATACCTACCAATCATGACAACAG GATAGACAGCAAAACTTTGTTTGTTGGGGAAGAACTACTCCAGGAAACATTACCCTTACAAATGGGATCACGCCTTTACCTTTTAAGTGGGCTCAAACCATCCAGCTGGTACGAAGTGAAGATATCATATCCAGCTTCT ATACCCTCTAGCTTCTCTATTCAACTGAAGAGAGGGAAATCGGATCATGAGTTCAACTGGAACAGGAGACTACTCAATACTGAGAAACTGATTTTCAAGGCTGATTCTCTTGATTTGAATACTTATAAG GCTGGAACTTATGTCCTTGTAACTGTGGAGTCTGCTGGGATTGTTGCATTGCCACATGCACAGGAGAGACAGTTTGTCATTTTTAATATTG TTTGTGATGAACTATTACTTGGTATTCCTCACAAAGCTTGGTGGGTTGGAGTGTTAGTGTTCCTATGTTTGGGATTGGCATTAATTATTCCGAATATTCTTCCAGAACACCTACTGCAGAAGAGACTAAGCTTACAATCACGTAAATCAAATTTTTTGTAA